In Myxococcus stipitatus, the following are encoded in one genomic region:
- a CDS encoding dihydrofolate reductase family protein has translation MGLLTFGLNVTLDGCIDHTQGIVDDELHDYWTQLMEQSGAMLFGRNTYELMEGAWPAVARDEKAPRAMREWAQKLEAKAKYVVSGSRSDFPWRNTIKVEGDLREAISALKAKTERGVLVGAPKLAVSLEELGLIDEYRLVVHPIISGRGPTLFHGLSSARHLELLSTQRFKSGVQALHFRRKAG, from the coding sequence ATGGGCCTCCTTACCTTCGGTCTCAACGTGACTTTGGACGGGTGCATCGATCACACCCAGGGGATCGTGGACGACGAGCTTCACGACTACTGGACGCAACTCATGGAGCAAAGCGGTGCGATGCTCTTCGGGCGCAACACCTATGAGCTGATGGAGGGAGCCTGGCCCGCGGTGGCACGCGACGAAAAGGCGCCGCGCGCGATGCGCGAGTGGGCACAGAAGCTCGAGGCGAAGGCGAAGTACGTCGTGTCGGGTTCGCGGAGCGACTTTCCATGGCGGAACACGATCAAGGTGGAGGGTGACCTTCGCGAGGCAATCTCGGCGCTGAAAGCGAAGACCGAGCGGGGTGTCCTCGTCGGAGCGCCCAAGCTCGCGGTTTCGCTCGAGGAGTTGGGGCTCATCGACGAGTACCGCCTCGTCGTTCATCCCATCATCAGTGGCCGCGGGCCGACGTTGTTTCATGGCCTGTCGAGTGCGCGGCACCTCGAACTCCTCTCGACGCAGCGGTTCAAGTCCGGCGTGCAGGCGCTCCACTTCCGTCGCAAGGCGGGATGA
- a CDS encoding RICIN domain-containing protein: MKLMTLSSALFVSAILGLGSDAHAQVQCQPPLKSGGNRYIYKIVNENSGKVLDVAFNSTESSYRLLQWEYLNLLSQQWYFLEGANGGYRIVNRNSEHHIEPAGLNNGAKIWQVYYNLVPQQTWFLYCDPNDTSRFLISNNLTSRVIDVEHNSTGNGAYIHQWDYVSGVRSQWWRFVRIF, from the coding sequence ATGAAGCTGATGACGTTGAGTTCGGCCCTGTTCGTGAGTGCCATTCTGGGACTTGGCTCGGATGCGCATGCGCAGGTGCAGTGCCAGCCCCCTCTCAAGTCAGGTGGGAATAGATACATATACAAGATCGTCAACGAGAACAGCGGGAAGGTCCTGGACGTAGCATTCAACTCCACGGAATCCAGCTACAGGCTACTCCAGTGGGAGTATCTGAATCTGCTGAGCCAGCAGTGGTACTTCCTTGAAGGGGCCAATGGCGGGTATCGGATTGTCAATCGGAACAGTGAACACCACATAGAGCCAGCTGGGCTCAACAACGGCGCGAAGATCTGGCAGGTGTACTACAACCTTGTGCCCCAACAGACTTGGTTCCTGTACTGCGACCCCAACGACACCTCACGATTCCTCATCTCGAACAATCTCACCTCGAGGGTGATTGACGTCGAGCACAACTCAACGGGCAACGGTGCGTACATCCATCAATGGGATTACGTGTCGGGCGTCCGAAGCCAGTGGTGGCGGTTCGTACGCATCTTCTGA
- a CDS encoding S9 family peptidase yields the protein MLLHRGVMVLMLWAVPALAESPPVIPRTLLFGNPVRDNPTLSPDGEKLAWVAPDAKGVMQVWVRTLQGKDDTRAVTKEPKRGVRYYEWSQDSRTLLYPQDSDGDENTHIYAADLSTGVVRDLTPFQGIRARMLESSPTAPREVLVTMNLRERTGSDIYRVSLDTGAITLDTQDPGDVMRWTADAKLNVRGALAQKPDGTTVLRVRDSVRTPWRTLLEVPLRENVFPQYMGFIGFSRDGAKVYLKSPHGSNTSRVVEKVLRTGAEKVLAEDAGSDVFDVLFHPEHKVVQAVAFNTDGHMRWKVLDASLREDFEVLGRIADGDFALVSRDRADRRWVVAFEQDAAPLRYYTYDRPTQRAELLFSNQPSLEQTPLARMKPFQLKSRDGLTLTGYLTRPVDSPQGPLPTVLLVHGGPWTRDTWRFSPEVQWLANRGYAVLQVNFRASAGLGKAFLNAGNRQWGRAMNDDLEDAVAWAVKEGEVDASRVAIMGSSYGGYAALAGAAFSPTVYRCAVDAFGISNLFTFLKSFPPQWQVIRGSYAQRVGDVDDPAEQERLRATSPVFSVDKIRIPMLVAQGANDPRVKQAESEQMVSALEKAGRDVTYVLYPNEGHGFYQPENNLDYHARVEAFLARHLGGRLEPLPTEGRVPGSSAVVRQSGGTAK from the coding sequence ATGTTGCTGCACCGTGGGGTGATGGTGTTGATGCTGTGGGCCGTGCCCGCGCTGGCGGAATCGCCGCCCGTGATTCCCCGGACGCTGTTGTTCGGCAACCCCGTCCGGGATAATCCCACGTTGTCTCCAGACGGAGAGAAGCTGGCCTGGGTCGCGCCTGATGCGAAGGGCGTCATGCAGGTCTGGGTGCGGACGCTCCAAGGCAAGGACGACACCCGCGCCGTCACGAAGGAGCCCAAGCGGGGCGTCCGGTACTACGAGTGGTCGCAGGACTCGCGCACCCTCCTCTACCCGCAAGACTCCGACGGTGACGAGAACACGCATATCTATGCCGCCGACCTGTCGACGGGCGTGGTGCGCGACCTGACGCCCTTCCAGGGCATCCGTGCCCGGATGCTGGAATCCTCGCCCACCGCGCCGCGAGAGGTCCTGGTGACGATGAACCTCCGGGAGCGCACGGGCTCGGACATCTACCGCGTGTCGCTCGACACCGGCGCCATCACGCTCGACACACAGGACCCGGGCGACGTGATGAGATGGACAGCGGACGCGAAACTGAACGTGCGCGGAGCGCTGGCACAGAAGCCGGACGGGACCACGGTGCTGCGCGTCCGCGACTCCGTGCGCACCCCGTGGCGGACGCTGCTGGAGGTGCCCCTGCGGGAGAACGTCTTCCCGCAGTACATGGGGTTCATCGGCTTCTCGCGCGATGGCGCGAAGGTGTACCTGAAGAGTCCGCACGGCTCCAACACGTCGCGGGTGGTGGAGAAGGTGCTGCGCACGGGCGCGGAGAAGGTGCTCGCGGAGGACGCGGGCTCGGACGTGTTCGACGTCCTCTTCCACCCCGAGCACAAGGTGGTCCAGGCCGTGGCCTTCAACACCGACGGCCACATGCGGTGGAAGGTGCTGGACGCGAGCCTGCGCGAGGACTTCGAGGTGCTCGGCCGCATCGCCGATGGTGACTTCGCCCTGGTCAGCCGCGACCGCGCGGACCGCCGGTGGGTGGTTGCCTTCGAGCAGGACGCCGCGCCCTTGCGCTACTACACCTACGACCGGCCCACCCAACGCGCCGAGTTGCTCTTCTCCAACCAGCCCTCGCTGGAACAGACGCCGCTGGCGCGGATGAAACCCTTCCAGCTGAAGTCCCGCGACGGCCTGACGCTGACGGGCTACCTGACACGGCCGGTGGACTCGCCGCAGGGCCCGCTGCCCACGGTGCTGCTGGTGCACGGCGGACCGTGGACGCGGGACACCTGGCGCTTCAGCCCGGAGGTGCAGTGGCTGGCGAACCGGGGCTACGCGGTGCTCCAGGTCAATTTCCGTGCTTCCGCGGGGCTGGGAAAAGCCTTCCTCAACGCGGGCAACCGCCAGTGGGGCCGCGCGATGAACGACGACCTGGAGGACGCGGTGGCGTGGGCTGTGAAGGAGGGCGAGGTGGATGCCTCGCGGGTCGCCATCATGGGCAGCTCCTACGGCGGCTACGCGGCGCTCGCGGGCGCGGCGTTCAGCCCCACGGTGTACCGCTGCGCGGTGGATGCCTTTGGCATCTCCAACCTCTTCACGTTCCTGAAGTCCTTCCCGCCGCAGTGGCAGGTCATCCGAGGCTCGTATGCCCAGCGCGTGGGCGACGTGGACGACCCGGCCGAGCAGGAGCGGCTGCGCGCCACCTCACCCGTCTTCTCCGTGGACAAGATTCGCATCCCCATGCTCGTGGCGCAGGGAGCGAACGACCCGCGGGTGAAGCAGGCGGAGTCCGAGCAGATGGTGTCCGCGCTGGAGAAGGCCGGGCGGGACGTGACGTACGTGCTCTATCCCAACGAAGGCCACGGCTTCTATCAGCCCGAGAACAACCTCGACTACCACGCGCGTGTGGAGGCTTTCCTGGCGCGCCACCTCGGGGGCCGCTTGGAGCCGCTGCCCACGGAAGGGCGCGTGCCAGGCTCCAGCGCCGTCGTCCGCCAATCCGGCGGCACGGCGAAGTAG
- a CDS encoding HNH endonuclease, with product METLVLSQSFEPVARIPWQRAVMLIFQGKVEVVEEYEDRFVRSVTVEIRMPSVIRFFRGQRKGPKGVKFSRENVYMRDHCRCQYCGLKVSRAEATYDHVIPRAQGGRTSWENVVIACVPCNQKKGNRTPEHAKMALRCAPVKPKKLPDVLHLSFIFEKGMPMSWAKFLRDVTYWHGELQT from the coding sequence ATGGAGACGCTGGTCCTCAGTCAGTCCTTCGAGCCCGTCGCGCGGATTCCCTGGCAGCGCGCGGTGATGCTCATCTTCCAGGGCAAGGTGGAAGTGGTCGAGGAGTACGAGGACCGCTTCGTGCGCTCGGTGACGGTGGAGATTCGCATGCCCTCCGTCATTCGCTTCTTCCGCGGGCAACGCAAGGGCCCCAAGGGCGTGAAGTTCAGCCGGGAGAACGTCTACATGCGAGACCACTGCCGCTGTCAGTACTGCGGCCTGAAGGTCTCGCGCGCGGAGGCGACGTATGACCACGTCATCCCCCGCGCCCAGGGGGGCCGGACGTCCTGGGAGAACGTCGTCATCGCCTGCGTGCCCTGCAACCAGAAGAAGGGCAACCGCACGCCCGAGCACGCGAAGATGGCGCTGCGCTGCGCGCCCGTGAAACCCAAGAAGCTGCCCGACGTGCTGCACCTGTCGTTCATCTTCGAGAAGGGCATGCCCATGTCGTGGGCCAAGTTCCTGCGGGACGTGACCTATTGGCATGGAGAGCTGCAGACGTGA
- a CDS encoding cytochrome C translates to MKDFGTGRWLATGWAVFTLAGGLLAGCGSSSSDAQNQQSQSAVGPEDQERIQKGLAISPVTLNFTGLDRNLVGLGSYIVNAQGECSTCHTSPQYAPGGDPFQGQPEQTNTANFLAGGRDFGGGIVSRNITPDAQGLPMGLTYDAFLAVIRTGMKPDGSLLQVMPWPTFSKMRDADLRAVYEYLRAIPSAQPGSPPTPTPTPTPTPTPTPTPTPPSPPPYP, encoded by the coding sequence ATGAAGGACTTCGGGACGGGTCGCTGGTTGGCGACGGGATGGGCCGTCTTCACGCTCGCGGGAGGACTCCTGGCGGGCTGCGGCTCCAGCTCCAGCGACGCCCAGAATCAACAGTCGCAATCCGCGGTGGGGCCGGAGGACCAGGAGCGCATCCAGAAAGGCCTGGCCATCTCCCCGGTGACCCTCAACTTCACCGGCCTGGACCGCAACCTCGTCGGCCTGGGCAGCTACATCGTCAACGCGCAGGGCGAATGCAGCACCTGCCACACCAGCCCACAGTACGCGCCAGGCGGAGACCCCTTCCAGGGCCAGCCCGAGCAGACCAACACCGCGAACTTCCTCGCCGGCGGCAGGGACTTCGGCGGAGGCATCGTCTCGCGCAACATCACCCCGGACGCCCAGGGACTGCCCATGGGGCTCACCTATGATGCGTTCCTGGCCGTCATCCGCACGGGAATGAAGCCGGACGGGAGCCTTCTCCAGGTAATGCCCTGGCCCACCTTCTCGAAGATGCGGGACGCGGACCTGAGGGCCGTCTACGAGTACCTCCGGGCCATCCCCTCGGCACAGCCGGGCAGCCCCCCCACTCCGACTCCGACGCCAACTCCGACTCCGACGCCGACGCCGACTCCGACGCCCCCCTCGCCTCCTCCGTATCCCTGA
- a CDS encoding AAA family ATPase, whose amino-acid sequence MATRKSEDQERLIDRDLTAMAREGRLPAAHGVDAAVTEVLGLLTRGGKHPLLAGDPGVGKSALVQEVARRIAEGRVDAELSQARLVEVSVANILARSTQRQAAESFEELLAHLARHACPIVYIRDLPAALGGPLAPVAVRALRTGGMRFIFETEPKRVQELVRSDEALAERLHLLPLHEPPLEKARWVLGRVAEELERELRLPIDPAACDLALRLSAKFLLAQRMPRKAIELLKETAAEAAGAAKDHVGPEDVLTRFCSATRLPRFVVDDAMPLDLEETERFFGERLLGQTDAVGAVLRSVALLKAGLNDPRRPLGVFLFAGPTGVGKTQLAKLLAEYLFGSADRLVRLNMADYPNDGDESVPFGASWAPALETRRGELSALLDGKVFSVLLLDEFEKAARSVHDRFLQLFDEGTFVNGAGEVVSCNNTLIVATSNVGAEVYREPAMGFAGTKRADEMVSEVDRRIGEAFRPEFLNRFDAICHFQPLSKVDIRKIAQREVGRVLEREGIRARSLDVEVTPEVVDILVERGYSPQFGARYLQREIEKTLTAALAVEIARKPLAPGTPVRVEARPGGRVVAVAEPAAPPPAPTAQLLLPSARAAPVKRRLDRKSLLVEMDRLVGKARALAASSGRPEMEDRRASLLTETQAPNLWDDPTHAADVIRAFRTVEAHINELERLEAACLFARRLVREAKNEVQLASAARQVEDVAREVQMAEALQASGATQQDNEALVDICASDSAETQEAWVQELATMYLGWAQRRGYEAVAVAEADEPSRVVVRIAGPGAYGFLAGEAGLHRRLEDEKRQRAYVRVHRGGALSEEELELLDVLGRPVKSHEGAYLHRVRMEVTVKDESTGRVLTLTGAGELEELKDIAARVVAGQGGTTDEARRYYVGRSPRVEDPRTGAGTPRVKDVLRGELDVFIAAWISRPPAEPPLGS is encoded by the coding sequence ATGGCGACGAGGAAGAGCGAGGACCAGGAACGACTCATCGACCGAGACCTGACCGCGATGGCCCGAGAGGGGCGGCTGCCGGCCGCCCACGGTGTGGATGCCGCGGTGACAGAGGTTCTCGGTCTGCTGACTCGAGGTGGCAAGCACCCGCTGCTGGCGGGCGACCCGGGCGTGGGAAAGAGCGCGCTCGTGCAGGAGGTCGCACGCCGCATCGCAGAGGGCCGCGTGGACGCGGAGCTCTCACAAGCCCGGCTGGTGGAGGTCTCCGTCGCCAACATCCTGGCGCGCAGCACCCAGCGCCAGGCGGCCGAGAGCTTCGAGGAGCTGCTCGCGCACCTCGCGCGCCATGCCTGCCCCATCGTCTACATCCGCGACCTGCCCGCCGCGCTGGGTGGCCCCCTGGCCCCCGTGGCCGTGCGTGCGCTGCGCACCGGCGGCATGCGCTTCATCTTCGAGACGGAGCCCAAGCGCGTCCAGGAGCTGGTGCGCTCCGACGAAGCCCTGGCGGAGCGACTGCACCTGTTGCCCCTGCACGAGCCACCGCTCGAGAAGGCGCGCTGGGTGCTGGGCCGAGTGGCGGAGGAGCTGGAGCGCGAGCTGCGGCTGCCCATCGACCCCGCCGCGTGTGACCTGGCGCTGCGGCTGTCCGCCAAGTTCCTGCTGGCGCAGCGCATGCCGCGCAAGGCCATCGAGCTGCTGAAGGAGACCGCGGCCGAAGCGGCGGGCGCGGCCAAGGACCATGTCGGCCCCGAGGACGTGCTCACCCGCTTCTGTTCCGCCACGCGCCTGCCACGCTTCGTGGTGGACGACGCCATGCCGCTGGACCTGGAGGAGACCGAGCGCTTCTTCGGCGAAAGGCTGCTGGGTCAGACAGACGCGGTGGGAGCAGTGCTGCGCTCGGTGGCCCTGCTCAAGGCGGGCCTGAACGACCCTCGCCGTCCGCTGGGTGTGTTCCTGTTCGCGGGCCCCACGGGCGTGGGCAAGACACAGCTCGCGAAGCTCCTGGCGGAGTACCTCTTCGGCTCGGCGGACCGGTTGGTGCGCCTGAACATGGCGGACTACCCCAACGACGGAGACGAGAGCGTGCCCTTCGGCGCGTCCTGGGCTCCAGCGCTGGAGACCCGGCGTGGAGAACTGAGCGCGCTGCTGGACGGCAAGGTGTTCTCCGTGCTGCTGCTCGACGAGTTCGAGAAGGCCGCGCGCAGCGTGCATGACCGCTTCCTCCAGCTGTTCGACGAAGGCACCTTCGTCAACGGCGCGGGCGAGGTGGTGTCGTGCAACAACACGCTCATCGTCGCCACGTCCAACGTGGGCGCCGAGGTGTACCGCGAGCCGGCCATGGGCTTCGCGGGCACGAAGCGCGCGGACGAGATGGTGTCGGAGGTGGACCGCCGCATCGGCGAGGCGTTCCGCCCGGAGTTCCTCAACCGCTTCGACGCCATCTGTCACTTCCAGCCCCTGTCCAAGGTGGACATCCGCAAAATCGCGCAGCGCGAGGTGGGCCGCGTGCTGGAGCGAGAGGGCATCCGCGCGCGCTCGCTGGACGTGGAGGTCACCCCCGAGGTCGTCGACATCCTCGTGGAGCGCGGCTACTCGCCTCAGTTCGGCGCGCGCTACCTCCAGCGCGAAATCGAGAAGACCCTCACCGCCGCGCTGGCCGTGGAGATTGCTCGCAAGCCGCTGGCTCCAGGGACCCCCGTGCGAGTGGAGGCGCGACCGGGAGGCCGAGTCGTGGCCGTGGCCGAGCCCGCCGCGCCGCCGCCCGCCCCCACCGCGCAGCTCCTCCTCCCGTCAGCACGCGCCGCGCCGGTGAAGCGGCGCCTGGACCGCAAGTCGCTGCTGGTCGAGATGGACCGCCTGGTGGGCAAGGCGCGCGCGCTGGCGGCCTCGTCTGGCCGCCCGGAGATGGAGGACCGGCGCGCATCCCTGCTGACGGAGACCCAGGCCCCCAATCTCTGGGATGACCCCACCCACGCGGCCGACGTCATCCGGGCCTTCCGGACAGTGGAGGCTCACATCAACGAACTGGAGCGCCTGGAGGCCGCGTGCCTCTTCGCGCGCCGGCTGGTGCGCGAGGCGAAGAACGAGGTGCAGCTCGCCTCCGCGGCGCGGCAGGTGGAGGACGTCGCTCGCGAGGTCCAGATGGCCGAGGCCCTGCAAGCCTCCGGAGCCACGCAGCAGGACAACGAAGCGCTGGTGGACATCTGCGCGAGCGACTCGGCGGAGACTCAAGAAGCCTGGGTGCAGGAGCTGGCCACCATGTACCTGGGCTGGGCGCAGCGGCGCGGCTACGAGGCGGTGGCGGTGGCCGAGGCAGATGAGCCCTCTCGCGTCGTGGTGCGCATCGCCGGACCGGGTGCGTACGGATTCCTCGCGGGTGAGGCGGGCCTGCATCGGCGGTTGGAGGACGAGAAGCGTCAGCGGGCCTACGTGCGTGTGCACCGCGGCGGCGCACTCTCCGAGGAGGAGTTGGAGCTCCTCGACGTGCTCGGCCGGCCCGTGAAGAGCCATGAAGGCGCCTACCTCCATCGCGTGCGCATGGAGGTGACGGTGAAGGATGAGTCCACCGGGCGCGTGCTCACCCTCACCGGCGCGGGAGAGCTGGAAGAGCTGAAGGACATCGCCGCCCGCGTCGTCGCGGGCCAGGGTGGCACCACGGACGAAGCGCGTCGGTACTACGTGGGACGCAGCCCCCGCGTGGAGGACCCTCGCACCGGCGCAGGGACACCTCGCGTCAAGGACGTGCTGCGCGGCGAGTTGGATGTGTTCATCGCCGCGTGGATCTCACGCCCCCCAGCGGAACCTCCGCTGGGGAGCTGA